A genomic stretch from Arachis stenosperma cultivar V10309 chromosome 3, arast.V10309.gnm1.PFL2, whole genome shotgun sequence includes:
- the LOC130968742 gene encoding uncharacterized protein LOC130968742: MKEEASVVLLLLTLSLVVCCCYAQTKECTNIPTQSHSFRYELLTSKNETWKKEVMSHFHLTPTDDSAWADLLPRRFLSQRDQHDWAFMYRKIKNLGVFKDSPEAAGFLKEVPLQDVRLPLDSIHGRAQNTNLEYLLMLDVDRLLWSFRKTAGLDTPGTPYGGWEGSNVELRGHFVGHYLSASALMWASTQNDKLKDKMSAVVAGLSACQQKIGTGYLSAFPSEFFDRFEAIQPVWAPYYTIHKILAGLLDQHTFAGNPQALKVVTWMVDYFYNRVLNVITKNTISRHYESLNEETGGMNDVLYRLFTLTADPKHLMLAHLFDKPCFLGLLAVQANDITNFHANTHIPVVIGAQMRHEVTGDPLYKDIGTFFMDIINSSHSYATGGTSVSEFWHNPKRIADNLKTTETEESCTTYNMLKVSRHLFRWTKEVSYADYYERALTNGVLSIQRGTDPGVMIYMLPLARGVSKAKTGHGWGTQFDSFWCCYGTGIESFSKLGDSIYFEEQANEPTLYIIQYISSSFNWKSGEIGINQTVDPVVSWDPYLRVTFTFSPNEKTGSTLKFRIPSWTSLDGAKATLNDATLSLPSPGNFLSVSRQWSAGDKLKLQLPITIRTEAIKDDRPEYASVQAILYGPYLLAGHTTGDWDINSGGKTTSGDWITPVSASYNSQLFTLYQGFANSTYALTNTNQSSLTMESLPTSTSDPDSAIDKTFRLVPKDPSTKFSTWKDLIGKSVTIELFNPPGMYVIHQGPNQPLIIDQSKSAASSSFIVVQGLDGQKETVSLKSESDDGCFVTTDGGVKLSCSGSGDDFNQAASFVIEEGIRKYNPISFVAKGAKRDFLLEPLFTFKDLPYTVYFNIQS, encoded by the exons ATGAAGGaggaggcttctgttgttctcTTATTGCTTACTTTGTCACTTGTTGTGTGTTGTTGCTATGCACAGACAAAAGAGTGCACAAACATTCCAACACAATCACACTCCTTCCGCTATGAACTCTTGACTTCCAAGAATGAAACTTGGAAGAAAGAAGTGATGTCTCATTTCCATTTGACACCAACAGATGATTCAGCATGGGCTGATTTGCTTCCAAGGAGGTTCCTATCACAGAGGGACCAACATGATTGGGCATTCATGTACAGGAAAATCAAGAACCTTGGTGTGTTTAAGGACTCTCCTGAGGCTGCAGGGTTCCTCAAAGAGGTGCCCTTGCAGGATGTGAGGCTGCCCTTGGATTCAATCCATGGCAGGGCACAGAACACCAACTTGGAGTATCTCTTGATGTTGGATGTCGACAGGTTGCTATGGAGTTTCAGGAAGACAGCTGGTCTTGATACTCCTGGGACACCTTATGGAGGATGGGAAGGTTCCAATGTTGAGCTCAGGGGTCATTTTGTTG GGCATTACTTAAGTGCATCAGCTCTAATGTGGGCGAGCACACAGAATGATAAATTGAAGGATAAAATGTCAGCCGTTGTCGCCGGTCTCTCTGCCTGTCAGCAGAAAATTGGAACTGGATATCTCTCTGCATTTCCATCTGAGTTTTTTGACAGATTTGAAGCTATTCAGCCTGTGTGGGCTCCCTATTACACCATTCACAAG ATATTGGCCGGCCTATTGGATCAACATACTTTTGCTGGAAATCCTCAAGCTCTAAAAGTTGTGACATGGATGGTTGATTACTTTTACAACCGAGTGTTGAATGTAATAACAAAGAACACTATAAGTAGGCACTATGAATCACTGAATGAGGAAACTGGGGGAATGAATGATGTCCTTTACAGATTGTTCACGTTAACG GCAGATCCAAAGCATTTAATGTTGGCTCACCTTTTTGACAAGCCATGTTTTTTAGGATTGCTTGCTGTACAG GCTAATGACATAACTAATTTTCATGCTAATACACATATCCCCGTTGTTATTGGAGCTCAAATGCGGCATGAAGTCACTGGCGATCCACTTTATAAG GATATTGGGACATTCTTTATGGACATTATTAACTCTTCTCACAGCTATGCTACTGGAGGAACATCAGTGTCGGAGTTCTG GCATAATCCAAAGAGAATAGCAGACAACTTAAAAACAACAGAAACTGAAGAATCATGCACAACTTACAACATGTTGAAA GTTTCTCGCCACCTATTTAGATGGACCAAGGAGGTTTCTTATGCAGATTATTATGAACGCGCCTTGACGAATGGTGTACTTAGCATTCAAAGGGGAACAGATCCTGGAGTGATGATTTATATGCTTCCCCTAGCCAGAGGGGTTTCCAAGGCCAAAACTGGACATGGCTGGGGAACACAGTTTGATTCTTTCTGGTGCTGCTATGGAACAG GAATTGAGTCATTCTCAAAGCTTGGAGATTCTATCTATTTTGAAGAGCAGGCGAATGAACCTACTCTTTATATCATTCAGTATATATCAAGCTCCTTTAATTGGAAATCAGGGGAAATTGGGATCAATCAAACAGTAGATCCAGTTGTTTCATGGGATCCTTACCTAAGAGTCACATTTACATTTTCTCCTAATGAG AAAACTGGGAGTACGTTGAAATTTCGCATACCATCTTGGACTAGTTTGGATGGTGCCAAAGCAACATTGAACGATGCAACTTTATCTCTACCAAGTCCTG gaaattttttGTCAGTAAGCCGACAGTGGAGTGCAGGTGACAAACTGAAGCTTCAGTTGCCTATTACCATCAGAACAGAGGCCATAAAAG ATGACAGGCCTGAATATGCATCTGTTCAAGCAATTCTTTATGGACCATATCTCCTTGCCGGCCATACAACTGGTGATTGGGACATTAACTCTGGCGGTAAAACAACTTCTGGAGATTGGATTACCCCAGTTTCTGCCAGCTACAATAGTCAACTATTCACTTTGTACCAAGGCTTTGCAAACTCAACTTATGCCTTAACAAACACAAACCAATCATCACTTACAATGGAATCATTACCTACATCTACATCAGACCCTGATTCTGCCATTGACAAAACATTTAGGCTAGTCCCAAAAGATCCTTCCACAAAGTTCTCTACATGGAAGGATCTTATTGGCAAATCCGTGACGATAGAACTATTTAATCCCCCTGGCATGTATGTGATTCACCAAGGACCAAACCAACCTCTTATCATTGATCAATCCAAAAGTGCGGCATCTTCTTCCTTTATCGTGGTACAAGGCTTGGATGGACAAAAGGAAACGGTATCTTTGAAATCTGAAAGCGATGATGGTTGCTTTGTTACCACTGATGGAGGAGTGAAGCTCAGTTGCAGTGGCTCTGGAGATGATTTTAACCAAGCAGCAAGCTTTGTTATAGAAGAAGGAATAAGGAAATATAATCCTATTAGCTTTGTGGCTAAGGGTGCAAAGAGGGATTTTCTCTTGGAGCCATTGTTCACATTCAAAGATTTGCCTTATACTGTTTATTTCAACATTCAAAGTTGA
- the LOC130970295 gene encoding DNA damage-repair/toleration protein DRT100-like, whose amino-acid sequence MSVTAAATLLFLAAVISAANSCPPSEREALLAFKAALREPYNGGIFNSWTGTNCCRNWLGVACDQNSGRVAEINLRATTLYTTFEKPHRQGYMAGHISPEICKLASLSSIVITDWQGISGDVPPCITSLSFLRIIDLTGNRITGTLPSNIGNLRQLTHLSAADNSITGVIPASISSLTGLTYLDLRNNRISGPIPNSLGQLKFLSRAFLSGNQISGPIPVSISRMYRLVDLDLSRNRLSGPIPESLGRMPVLATLNLNTNNLSGKIPSGLLGSGISDLDLSHNMLEGYIPDSFGPKSYFTCLELGYNNFRGSIPKSIAKAAFIGFLDLSYNHLCGPIPKGGVFDTLDESSFAHNDCLCGKPLLKAC is encoded by the coding sequence ATGTCTGTGACAGCAGCAGCCACCTTACTATTTCTCGCCGCGGTAATTTCCGCTGCGAACTCGTGCCCGCCCTCCGAACGGGAAGCACTATTAGCCTTCAAGGCTGCTCTCCGGGAGCCGTACAACGGCGGAATCTTCAACTCATGGACCGGCACTAACTGCTGCCGGAACTGGCTCGGCGTAGCATGCGACCAGAACTCCGGCAGAGTAGCCGAGATCAACCTCCGTGCCACCACGCTCTACACAACGTTCGAGAAGCCTCATCGCCAGGGATACATGGCCGGTCACATCTCCCCGGAGATCTGCAAACTCGCTAGCCTCTCCAGCATCGTCATCACTGACTGGCAAGGAATCTCCGGCGACGTTCCTCCCTGCATCACCTCCCTCTCCTTCCTCCGCATCATCGATCTCACTGGAAACCGAATCACCGGAACCCTCCCCTCCAACATCGGAAACCTCCGGCAGCTGACGCATCTTAGCGCCGCCGACAACTCCATCACCGGCGTAATACCGGCATCGATTTCGTCGTTGACCGGATTAACGTACCTTGACCTCCGTAACAACAGAATCTCTGGCCCGATCCCAAACAGTTTGGGCCAACTAAAGTTTCTGAGCCGGGCCTTCCTTAGCGGGAACCAGATTAGTGGGCCAATTCCGGTCTCAATTTCTCGAATGTATCGTCTCGTGGATCTGGATCTTTCTCGAAACAGGCTATCTGGGCCTATACCTGAGTCATTGGGCCGAATGCCAGTTCTAGCAACACTAAATTTGAATACAAACAACCTTTCGGGAAAGATTCCATCGGGCCTATTGGGCTCAGGTATCAGTGATTTGGACTTGAGCCATAACATGCTGGAGGGTTATATACCTGATTCGTTTGGGCCAAAGTCTTATTTTACATGTTTGGAATTAGGTTACAATAATTTTAGGGGTTCGATCCCTAAATCCATTGCTAAAGCTGCATTTATTGGGTTTCTTGATTTGAGCTATAATCACTTGTGTGGCCCAATTCCAAAGGGCGGTGTGTTTGATACTCTTGATGAGTCCTCATTCGCCCACAATGATTGTCTCTGTGGGAAGCCACTACTCAAAGCTTGctaa
- the LOC130969862 gene encoding DNA damage-repair/toleration protein DRT100-like, whose amino-acid sequence MCISASLVTLSVVTSLVALITQLQLVQSCPSSEWASLMAIKASLYEPNFGIFHTWRGTNCCYKWYGIACDPTTRRVAQINLNGLTVPDNRRRLNRHATTGYMTGHISPSICNLTQLSSITISDWKGISGIIPSCIQTLSLLQILDLSNNSITGEVPKSIGSLTQLTMLNLADNRISGTIPTTLTNLRNLVHLDLRNNLMRGHIPTDFGRLNNLNRAFLSHNLLTGPIPETISRIYGLAVLDLSMNRLSGKVHEPLGRMPVLDSLKLKYNRLTGEIPSTVLGSRMTHLDLRGNMLSGEIADVFGERSYFINLDLSFNNLSGSVPKSLSSANYIGHMDLSHNHLCGRIPSGEPFDRLRTTSFEHNKCLCGMPLKPCTQETV is encoded by the coding sequence ATGTGTATAAGTGCAAGTTTAGTTACACTCTCGGTAGTGACGTCACTAGTAGCTCTAATTACACAATTACAATTAGTACAATCTTGCCCTTCATCAGAATGGGCATCCCTAATGGCCATCAAGGCCTCCCTCTACGAACCAAACTTCGGAATCTTCCACACGTGGCGCGGCACCAACTGCTGCTACAAATGGTACGGCATTGCATGCGACCCGACCACCCGACGTGTAGCCCAAATCAACCTCAACGGCCTAACCGTCCCCGACAATCGCCGTCGCCTCAACCGTCACGCCACCACCGGCTACATGACCGGCCACATTTCCCCTTCCATATGCAACCTCACACAACTCTCATCCATCACAATCTCTGATTGGAAGGGCATTTCGGGAATTATCCCTTCTTGTATTCAAACTCTTTCCTTACTTCAAATATTAGACCTCTCTAATAACAGCATTACTGGAGAGGTCCCTAAAAGCATAGGAAGCCTCACACAACTTACAATGCTCAATCTCGCAGACAATCGCATCTCGGGAACCATTCCAACGACTCTAACTAACCTCAGGAACCTCGTACACCTCGATCTCCGTAACAACCTCATGAGAGGTCACATTCCAACGGACTTCGGCCGGCTCAACAACCTGAACCGggctttcttgagccataaccTTTTAACCGGTCCGATCCCCGAAACGATTTCCAGGATTTATGGTCTGGCCGTTCTGGACCTCTCAATGAACCGGTTGTCGGGTAAGGTTCACGAGCCACTGGGCCGGATGCCGGTTCTTGACTCGCTAAAACTGAAGTATAACAGATTAACGGGTGAGATTCCTTCCACGGTTTTGGGTTCGAGGATGACTCATTTGGATCTGAGAGGGAACATGCTGAGTGGGGAAATTGCTGACGTGTTCGGAGAGCGTTCGTATTTCATAAACCTGGATCTGTCTTTTAACAACTTGAGTGGTTCGGTTCCAAAGTCGTTGAGTTCTGCTAATTACATTGGTCACATGGATTTGAGTCATAACCATTTGTGTGGGAGGATTCCTAGTGGTGAACCGTTTGATCGTCTGAGAACGACGTCGTTTGAGCATAATAAGTGCCTATGTGGCATGCCTCTTAAGCCGTGCACTCAAGAAACAGTTTGA